From the genome of Gracilinanus agilis isolate LMUSP501 chromosome 2, AgileGrace, whole genome shotgun sequence, one region includes:
- the LOC123233536 gene encoding CAP-Gly domain-containing linker protein 4-like, whose translation MTIEDLPDLSSEGSSLIGRYPFLFSSSETPVIFSVSAAPMPSDCEFSFFDPNDASCQEILFDPKTSVSELFAILRQWVPQVQQNIDIIGNEIIKRGCNVNDRDGLTDMTLLHYTCKSGATGIGDVETAVKFASYLIELGADVSLRSRWTNMNALHYAAYFDVPELINLILKASKPKDVDATCSDFSFGTPLHIAAFNLCTGAVKCLLEHGANPAFRGSSVKVMTDWPFWFRVLKV comes from the exons ATGACCATAGAAGACCTTCCAGATCTTTCCTCAGAAGGAAGTTCTTTGATTGGAAGAtacccatttttattttcaagttcAGAAACCCCAGTTATCTTTTCTGTTTCTGCAGCACCAATGCCTTCAGACTGTG agttttctttttttgatcccAATGATGCATCATGTCAAGAAATCCTTTTTGATCCTAAAACATCAGTATCTGAATTATTTGCCATTTTAAGACAATGGGTTCCCCAAGTCCAACAGAACATTGACATTATTGGGAATGAG ATTATCAAAAGAGGTTGTAATGTAAATGATAGAGATGGACTAACTGATATGACTCTTCTCCATTATACCTGCAAATCTGGAGCTACTGGTATCG gCGATGTTGAAACAGCTGTAAAATTTGCCTCTTACCTGATTGAATTGGGGGCGGATGTCAGTTTGAGAAGTCGCTGGACAAACATGAATGCTTTACATTATGCTGCTTACTTTGATGTCCCAGAACTTATAAATCTGATTTTGAAGGCATCAAAACCAAAAG ATGTGGATGCTACATGCAGCGACTTTTCTTTTGGAACACCTCTGCATATCGCAGCGTTTAACTTGTGCACAGGGGCTGTGAAGTGTTTACTGGAACATGGAGCAAATCCTGCCTTTAGG GGTAGCTCTGTGAAAGTAATGACAGACTGGCCATTTTGGTTTAGAGTCCTCAAGGTCTAA